The DNA sequence TGGCCGGCCTCAGTTTCATAACGGCGCGTCGCCTGCTGCGGCGGGAACCGGACAACGCTACCTGGATATTCTTGTTCTGGTTAAGTCTGGCCCTGATGACCTTCGCCATCTCCCGCTCCCTGGGCCACATCCTGAGCCACACCTTGATTATGGCCGAACATCCTGAAATCTGGGGAATTCTGGCACCCTTCAGCGGCTCCCTCAATACCTTTACCTTTATCCTGATCACCAGCGTTACGGCCTTCTTTTATCATTTCCGGCGCATCTATCAACGCATGTCCGCCAACCACGCAGAGCTGGAGAATTTCAGCCGTGATATTTTAAACCTCAACCGCGACCTGGAAACTATGGTGATGGAACGCACTATGGCGGAAATGGCCCTGGGCGTGGCGGATGGCATCCGCAACCCCATCTGCGTCATCGGGGGCTTCAGCCGCCTGCTTCTACGCCGGTTGGAACCTGATGACCCGACGCGCGAGTGGCTGACGAGCATAGCTGCAGAAACCAAACGCATGGAAGAAATGGTGGCCAAATTCGAGGCCCTGGCAGAAAAACGGGATTATTTCTTCAGTCAGGAGGACCTCAATTACGTGGCGCAGAACACCCTCACGACCCTCAGACCGGAATTCGACAACAAGTTGATTGATGTTCAGACCTCCTGGTGGCCTCAGCCGCTTATCGGCAAGATCAATGCCCATCTCTTGCGGGTGGCCCTATCGCATCTGCTGCGCAATGCCATTGAAGCCACCCCTCCCGGCGGCGTCATCACAGTGTCCACCACCGTACAGGGTGAGCTGGCCCATCTGGAAATCCAAGATACCGGCCGGGGAATGCCGGCCGAAGTGGTAGAGAGAATTTTCACCCCCTTCTACACCACCAAAATCGGCGGTACCGGTCTGGGTCTGGTCTTTGTCCAACAGATCATCGAAGAACACCGGGGGACGATTAAAATTGAAAGCGAAGTTGGCCGCGGCGCCCGAGTGCTGATCGATTTGCCGCAACGGTTTGGCCCCCGGAAAGAGTCGGATTTTCGCCCCTCAGAGTGAACGTAATCCGGTGGAGTAAGGCTTACCAACTTCATACCCTGCTACCGGATATACTCACTGGCAGCTACCGCCAACTAAGCAATCCGATTCAATGCCTGATTCAGATCGGCCCGGAGGTCCTCTATGGCCTCGCACCCCACGGACAGGCGTACCAAATCATCGGTCAGGCCGACCTGTTCCCGTTCCTGGCGGGGCAGGCTGGCGTGGGTCATGGAAGCCGGGTGTTGGATGAGTGATTCGACCCCGCCTAAAGAAACCGCCACAGTGATCAGTTTGAGGTGATTCATCAGGATTCGCCCCCCCTCAAGACCACTTTTGACCCCGAAACTGAGCATAAAGCCGAACCCCTCCATCTGCCGCCGGGCAATCCGGTACTGCGGATGATTGGGGAGACCCGGATAACTCACCCAGGCAACTTTTGGATGATTCTGTAAAAATTCCGCCAGATTCAAGGCATTGGCCTGGGCCCGCTCGAGGCGCAGGGCCAAGGTACGCATCCCCCGCCAGATCAGCCAGCCCTGATGCGGATCCATTGTCGCGCCGGTCAGGGTCACGAATTTTTTTATCTTCTTCTCTAGGCCATCATCCCGGCCCACAATCATACCCCCCAGGACATCGCTGTGGCCGTTTAAGGCCTTGGTCAGACTATGCACCACCAGGTCCGCCCCCAACTCCAGCGGACGCTGACAATACGGGGTGGCAAAGGTGTTGTCCACTATGAGCAAGGCACCTACCGCATGGGCCAGGCGGGCGGCGGCGGCTACGTCGGTAATTTTCATGGTAGGATTGGCCGGCGTCTCCAGAAACACCAGCTTCGGTCGGGTACCCAGGATTTCCTCCAATAACTCCGGGTTCGAAGTGTCGACAAAGAACGATCGGATGCCAAATCGTGGCAGTTCCCGTTGTATGACCACGCGAGTCGGACCGTAGAGGCAGTCTCCAGCCGCTACCCCTTCCCCCTGGCTCAATAAACTCAGTAACACGGTAGAAATGGCCGCCATGCCGGTGGCGGCAGCTACGGCCCAGGTACCGTTTTCCAAGACCGCCACGGCGTCTTCCAGGGCATTGACGGTGGGATTGTTCATCCGGGTATAAATATACCCCGACTGTTCCCCGGCAAACCGGGCCGCTCCCTCTTCGGCGCTGGTGAAGCCGAAGGTGGAGGTCTGAAAAATAGGAGGCGACACTTCTCCGAAGATGGCCTCTTTCATGCCGCCAGCATGAACCGCTAGAGTCTCTTTTCTCCATTCAGACGTCGCTTTTTCTTCGGCCATGAGCTAACCCCCTCCTGTTGGACCTGGTCATAACTCCAAAAACCAGAAAGGGGAAAGCGGTCTTAACCGTTTCCCCCTTATTCTTTTTTATGGTAGGCGGTGCTGGATTTGAACCAGCGGCTTCCACCGTGTGAGGATGGCACTCTACCCCTGAGTTAACCGCCCTTAAATAAGGCTATGTGTAACATGAAGCTCTCGGTTTGGCAAGATTTTTATCCGATAAAAGTATAACCGCCTTTCCCCTGATCATTGGGGTTGAGTGGGACCTCCGGGGCGTTGGCGGCCTCCCCCCTGGCCCCTCCAGACCGGCGTTC is a window from the Desulfobacca acetoxidans DSM 11109 genome containing:
- a CDS encoding trans-sulfuration enzyme family protein, with the translated sequence MAEEKATSEWRKETLAVHAGGMKEAIFGEVSPPIFQTSTFGFTSAEEGAARFAGEQSGYIYTRMNNPTVNALEDAVAVLENGTWAVAAATGMAAISTVLLSLLSQGEGVAAGDCLYGPTRVVIQRELPRFGIRSFFVDTSNPELLEEILGTRPKLVFLETPANPTMKITDVAAAARLAHAVGALLIVDNTFATPYCQRPLELGADLVVHSLTKALNGHSDVLGGMIVGRDDGLEKKIKKFVTLTGATMDPHQGWLIWRGMRTLALRLERAQANALNLAEFLQNHPKVAWVSYPGLPNHPQYRIARRQMEGFGFMLSFGVKSGLEGGRILMNHLKLITVAVSLGGVESLIQHPASMTHASLPRQEREQVGLTDDLVRLSVGCEAIEDLRADLNQALNRIA
- a CDS encoding sensor histidine kinase, with product MIWSLTPVLFVDIIGSLLVMTLAGLSFITARRLLRREPDNATWIFLFWLSLALMTFAISRSLGHILSHTLIMAEHPEIWGILAPFSGSLNTFTFILITSVTAFFYHFRRIYQRMSANHAELENFSRDILNLNRDLETMVMERTMAEMALGVADGIRNPICVIGGFSRLLLRRLEPDDPTREWLTSIAAETKRMEEMVAKFEALAEKRDYFFSQEDLNYVAQNTLTTLRPEFDNKLIDVQTSWWPQPLIGKINAHLLRVALSHLLRNAIEATPPGGVITVSTTVQGELAHLEIQDTGRGMPAEVVERIFTPFYTTKIGGTGLGLVFVQQIIEEHRGTIKIESEVGRGARVLIDLPQRFGPRKESDFRPSE